TGAAACAAGCGGTTCTGCAGCAGAAGACCAAAAGCCCGAGGTGATAAAAGTCAAGCGTGCAGGTGACATTAATGCAGGTGACAAATCCCTCACTCATGGCAGTGGGTGTTAATCAGGAGCAAAGAGAGCCGGCGTGTAGCACCTTCTCAGGGTTGCATGGATACAAAAGGCTCAGTGACGACTCCTTCAAAGAcgatgaaggaaaacagataCCATCGTCACTTTCATTAATTTGAACTTCAGCTTCTCATCTCTTATAATCCTCTATCCATACGTCCCCACTGAGTGCGTTAACACTCCTAATTCGTCATGGTTTTTCACAGTCATATCTGTGGCttcaccctgttactgtgttgttttgatATGCAGCAGCGTGCGCCGTTAGCTGGACAGACTGAACCCACACCGACTGGATCAGATTGGAAGTGACAGATGGAAGCCGGAtgcatatttttattattttttccataatattatttgttttttttctgtatgacTGAAAAGATTTATGGTATATTAatagatatataaataaataaaagctttcgCAGAGAGGCAGAGGCCCAGTTTGAGGGAGGAATTGATTAATTATTTGCTAAATAAACGGTGTCTCTAGTTAAACAGAGATGAATCATACATGTTTCACAGTGTCAATATTGATGTGATTCCTCCGAAATGAAAAATACAGCTCAGAGGGAAAAGAGGAAATGGAACGAAATGGAGGAAAAATAAAACGTagaaacacttaaaatgtgtgtaaaatacAGTGTGAAAAATTAGGACACCCCATTAAATACTCAGTTCTTTATGAAGGAACGTTCAACACATCGATGTCTAATAATGTGGTGATTTCATTGcaggtaaacaacaaaaagtagcCTCGCTTTACTCATTAAATAAAAGATACCAACAAAAATTATATTCTGAGAAAAAAGTTAGGACACCCTTTGACTGAAATAACAGGACAGTCAGGTCTGggcatgaatgaatgaatgaatgaatgaatgaatgaatgaatgagtggtTTGTTCTGGCTACAATATTACAGtacaataatttaattttatacaTTCAGCTGACAAAAAGGCTTGTTTTTGCCTATCCTGTACaatccataaaataaaatacccCAGAACATCAGCAatgcaagaaataaaacaaaaaatacataaaatttaCTCTAAATTCTTCTTCTTAATCATTTCACGTCAGTCATTTTACATTGTAATCCTTAATTATTTTGActgtcaatttttttaaaaaaaaaacctcagagaTCTACACAGTTTCAAATCCATCCCATAATATAACTCCAAACTATGAAACACATCTGTATTTAACATTAGTTCTCATATTACCTCTTTCAAAACACCCAACCCTCTTAAATTATgcattttttctcttcattttaaaaactgttgaatACTATTTCTTTACTCGAAATAGTATTTCTAATGTCTTAAAGTATACAATatctaaaaatatgtatatagtatctaaaaatattaatttgcaaGACTCTATTAACAGTTTATTAGTAGTTTCATGATAGAAAGCTTCATTTATTATTCTCATAACTATTTTCTAGAGTTTTCTGTATGCATTTCCAAAACCTCAACACGATATGACATATGTGGCATTATAAGTGAGAAATACTGAATACGCAGCtatttcttctaaaaaaaatgcttgttttgtAAATAATACCAAtaattttagatcatttctgtTTTATACATGCTATATGTGGCTTCTATGATCTAAAATTACTCCCAAGAATTTGGTTTCATATACTCGTTCAATTTCAACTCCATTTAGGATGAACTGAAGTTCACAATTTGCCCGAGCACAATAATCcatttagttttcttttcatCTAGTGACAGTTTATTGACATCAAGTCATCCCTTTAACCTGTTCAACTCCTTTTCTACTGTAGTCAACTATTCTTTAATGTCTGGTTCTGAACAAAATAAATTTGTATCATCTGCAAATTTCAACTTATCGACTTACTAAATACTGTACGACCATCATTCAGACATGCATGCTGGAAGTTCTTCTCCAAGTCCTCCACTTGTAGTGTATTTTACAGACAGTGGAATGGCtgatttcaaattattttgagGTCTTTTTGAATCCCTTACCACACTCATAAGCTGCTACCATCTTCTTTCTGACAGCCTCCTTCGATCTCGCCATGGTGTTCATTCTCATTAAAACACTTCACACTAAAATGTGTGTGAGGCTTAAATGGGGCAAACCTTCTTCCAAATGCTGACTAACGATGCTCTAATCATGTGCACCTGATGTGATACAACTGTGTGTGATTTTAGCCTTTTGAAGTGGGAATAAATGTGGGGGTGTCCTCATTTATTCCtttattttcttcagatttAATTGTTCAGTTACATGACTTGAATCTCTCAGTATTGTTGAAATTGATTATAAACATCCATATCTTCATGTACGTTGAAAAAAACATACAGGCTTTCACAGAGCGTCCTCATTTTTTCACATGACtaaattgtgcatttcacaCATATTCCATTTGTCTTGATTCTACAGGATCTATGCAGTGTGCTTGTGTGTAGGAGGACATGTTCACTTAAGAAGCTTTAGGActatttttggctgaatttgtGCATCGATGTGGATCTTGGAGGAGCTCTAATGCGGGTTAAACAGCACCATGGTGTCCATTATGGTCGATAAGGTCTAGAAAATGACCGTGACAGttatttgtattcatttattcGTTGGTATATTTAACAGGGAGCAtgcacattaataaaacattgCTCTAAATGCACCAAAAATGAGCTAATTCATGTCACTGAAACCACTTATAGGCATGCAGaattataataaaatgaaaagagagagaattaatgttaattaaagACATAATTTAGGACACACGCTACATTTAAAGCATGTCTCATAATGTAAGACTTGCCAAACGGGAAAATGAGGCATATTAGTGTTGTGCTGCTTTGTTAGACACTTAAAACGCACAAACATTATAGAAACACATGAATGTATCTGACATGAAATCCTGCAGGTACAAATATTAGAATTTCAATAGCAAGAGGTCATAATTAACCATTGATGTTGAGATATTTATCGGTAGGAAATGGGcagtattttagaaaaactgggctttttgtgcaaaaacaaaatgaatgcattgtgaaaatcacatttcatgttttcatttaggacaaattgaTGCACATTTGAagataaacacacatttataaGCTGTGGGAAgtcaaatgcatttattttatattaaatatttcatctaTACAAGACAATTTGACCTCTTTTCACTACTCCCTGACTTGTCTGGCTGCATGCAGACGGCAGACAGAACACAGACTGTAAATCTAATTAATCTGCAGTATCAGCGCTGTAAAAGCTGACACCATCATCTGTTTGATCGACCAAACAAAGCGAACATCTTCCAGCCTCGCTAACAGCTCAGAAGTGAACCTACATCATCTCCCCTCTTTCCTGTCTTTCCTTGCTTAGATAATAACATCACACAGTTTGCCAGAGGGCAGATTTAAATCTCCGAGGACCCCATTTTAAGCATTCTTTATGAGATCAAGATGCCCTTTAAATATGAGAAAACGTGTGAAATACTGTACCTTGATCGGTACACATTAGCAAGATGATCATTATTACAACCTTAGGGTGTCAACTTGCCCTTAAATGTGTCGATATATAATTGAGAGactttttgtattgttgttgacatttttgctgttttcaggcctaaaatcaacatggccgcctttaaccaaacaccacatggcatttttacacaaagattcttctaaatatcatataaacAACTGAGTaaagttaaaatttaaaattattcatAAAGATTTTATATTAAActtgttgacatgccataaatccacatttgactcacacactactttatattaaataactcagaaagccttggagtttggccagtcttttcttcaggaggaaatgacatcatgtggagtagacaggaaatgacaaaactgagacacaaattgacaaaaacgagtcaggaaacaacaaaatcaagacacaaaatgacaaaaacaagacagaaattgACAagaccaagacacaaaatgacaataacgagacacaatgttacaaaaacgagacagaaaaaagtcaaaacgagacagaaaattacaaaagcgagacatctaacgacaaaaccgagacacaaaatgacaataccgagacagaaaacaacaaaatcgaAAACCGAAACACAAAACacggagcaggtcatgtgatttagaattaacacacttttgagaggtgtttttgtaatgggtaacttggTTAAAAGGGatacaatttattattttccataaaAGATTTGATACattaccaaaaaagaaatatctaccatgattatctcaacttaataaaaagaacacaatcaaaattactcttgaataagctcattttattatagcttagctaattagaaggtggttgttcttaaattcagacggttatttagttgactttttagtgatatccagtcattttttttatgaataagtgattgtttccataataaataattatggaatttgtaaagacatcataattaacataaaacacatgagttttttgctttaaataacTTCAATAGTCCCTCAACTATATATTGACCCACATATTGAGCAGTGAAATCCAAACACATAAGCTAAATATGACTACTCATGTGTCAGTGCAGGAAGCACAAGAAACACCTCCCTCTTGTGGTCACTCTCGGTACTACAGCAATGGCTGCATGTAATTACACTGATATTAATGAGGAGTCCATTTATTATGTCCACACCGTCGGGATTCAAATTCACGTTTATAaatagacagacaaaaaaaaccctctcaAATTCCCAACCTTCCATGCTCGACCCCGACAACCTTGATGTGAACCTGTAGCGTGCTCGGTGTTGACACTGCAGGCATTTGTGTGCGATTCATGAATCACAAGTAACCGTGGAAAATACCGTCAGGGACATTCGGGGGCGTCAGACGCAGCCGTGGAGGTTCATGAAACACAAGCTGCAGGAATGTTTCATCGCAACGTGGCGGATATAGAATACTGTTCAACCGCTAGTGTTGTATTTAAAGTATCtgtacagcagcagaggaagacaCTCCTTGGATGGATGCAGATAAATATGAACATAAATGAAATCTGTCACCTGATCTAATGGCTTTTCAACTCAACAACAATATTTATTCCACCATCCAGAGGGAAATTTTACACTTCTCATTCCAATATATTAATGTTAGAGCTTCAGtttacagattactgcaaaaaaaatacactgataAATATTAAACACACTTATAAATAACTGTTTCAAAGGTAAAACTAGCTCCACCTCAACCATCTACAGCAGCAAAATGCAAAGCTGCTCAGTTTCTAGCAAAAATACATGTTAGTATGCCACTCTCTGATTACTTTTTGTTCCATTAGGAGTACTTCTTTCAAGCAGTTGAGTATTCTTACTGTCCAACATTATGGTCTATGTGCTTCAGCAGCCACTAGAGGTACTTGCACTTCCATTTCTCATActtgtatttccattttatgctattttattTTGCTACTATAATGCACTTTACTTCTTTTTACATTGATCTAACAGTTAATACAGTCTACTACAGATTTTATGCAAAAATACTCTCAGTATCCAgtttttttaagttaatttaaCAGTTTGctggaacaaaaacatcataaccTTCATAAAGCTAGGATTAAATAGTATTCAAATTATCATAATCAAAAGCAGAAATTGGAGGAAATTCTGCGCCCCATCAATCAAGtttcaaataatccaaaatagtaaaacatgcagttgttgtgtaaatgcacctgtcctgagaccaaaaataaaaataaaaaattggagaaaagaatgataaaaaaaaaacaaaaaaaaaacaagtaagtCTGGagtaaaatgccatttttatcCCTGAtaaccaaactgaatctcaactacaacagctaaaataaaacctaaacctcctcttttttgatgtttttttttttattgatgtctcttgtaattgtgggaacttttttaaaatcaacataacattttaaataataattatcaaGCACGTGTCCCACAACAGccctgttagcatagccttttagctggtagaagaagacagctgacatcatcaaacagttttcctctcttctattttaaattttcatcacattgtcagccttgattgaatatCTCACTCTCCCTCATATTATTAGGATAAGGCAAATTATTTGTActtatttactatttttcatCAGTACGTTTGTCTTCTTGGTCaacagtaacagctagctaaacatcTAGCTTCCAACTATTaccatggattagcaaccctgtaaCGGTGATTAGGTTagcaaacaagaaataaaacatggaataaaactggtaccattgatgtgtaagctgagccaatcaagcctttgatagtttttttttttagctattattgatgaatatggagcagaaagttgtaaaagagaaggtttatttaaaTGTCCTTCCACATAAACAGCATTTTAATGTGTTAGTTGGTCTAATCTATACACTGTTGGGtgaattattgcacactttAACAATGCATTGTGTTCATATCTTAACTTCCAAAGCAAACTCCAACAAAGCTGTCAGatgaaagcagcagagtgaaAAAGCACATCTATAAAGAAGTGAAAAACATCTTTTATCTTTTGCCTCTCAACagtctaaaaaagaaaagacaaaaaaaaaaaacacatcttgcTTGGAGCCTGATCAAAGACTGTGACAACACGGCATGCAGCTCCTTCCTCCTCGCTCACGCAATAAGTCCAATCAGAGGCCATTTGTTGTCAGCTCTGGCGTTGCCGGGCCTAATCAAGGGTGTTAATGATGACTCTCATTTGGCAGGGAAGAACAAACAGGTAGCGCCGCCTCCCCTCGAAATGCACAGACGCTAAAACGTGACGTGCAAAATGTGCAAGTCATTGAAAGAATGACCGTGATTTAGACTCCTGCACAACGGGGCTACATGAGTGATTAGAGCGGTGTGAGATGATAAatggtatcagctgacctccaTCACTGTCTAATGTGACTCCCACACCTTGTTAGCTGCAGACGGTCCAGACTGTCCAggaccgtgtgtgtgtgaggaacATAATAAATAGCTTGCCCTTTTATTTTAGCAACCTTTATAAGGGTGTGATTCATTATTATGCAAATGAATCTGCTATCTTAAATGAttcatttagctgtttttgCAAGAAAAGTGTATATTTTGTGAGAAAACGTTTTGGAGGCAGACTAATTAGTGTTCGAATGATGTGCCGTTCTTAAATTTTGCTTTGCTGAAAAAGCCTCGTTTAGTTGAGATTCATATTAGCGGCATCTCCACCATAAACACCCTTAATGTCCAATTTATGAATCCATTGCCACTATTTGAGCTCACTGCAGCTGCTGCCTTAATGTGAGAGCATATGGTCACACAAAAGAagtccaaagaaaaaaaatacttttgtacaaaacaatcaaagatTAAATGATCACAGCACAATGAACATTGCTTAAATACCATTTTGGAGTAATGCAACATCACATTAACTGCCATCATTAAATACGTCTCATTGGGTATAATAGCATGTATagcacgtttttgtcattttctgtctcatttttatcattttctgtcttgtttttgtcattttgtgtcttggttttgtcattttctgtcttgtttttgtcattttacatctagtttttgtcattttatgtctcgattttgtcactttgtatctcagttttatcattttgtgtcttggttttgtcattttctgtcttgtttttgtcattttacatctagtttttgtcattttatgtctcgattttgtcactttgtatctcagttttatcattttctgtcttgttttgtcgttttgtctcggtcttgtcattttctgtcttgattttgttattttgatgtgtaatttttacattttgttttgctgaaaAAGCACCGTTTAGCATTTTTTTAGTCAAGATTCATGTCATTCATTAATCCATTGCCACTGTTTGAGCTCATTGCAGCTGTGAgagcaaatggacaaaaaaagtccaaagaaacaaacactttTGTATAAAAGATTTAATGATCACAACACAATGAATCATAACAAGATACAACGTTGCTTAAAtaccatttttgagtaatgcaaCATCACATTAACTGCCATAATTAAATATGTCTCATTGGGTATAATAGCATGTATAGAATAAATGGGCATTTACATTACATATTTACAATCTCATGTacagtcaaataaaataaaaaaaaaccaccacTGGTTGCCACATGTCCTCAGATTCTTCCTCTGATTTGCACGAAACTAGTTCTCATCTttagttttctttgttgtttggtGCCTGTGGCGGTATATCCACGTCATAGCGAGCTTCTCTTCACAGGACGTGGTACACGGGCCTGGACCCGGGGCTCTCCGGTGTGCAGGGCTGCGAGTCGGAGCTGCCGGGGGAGAAGGTGGTCATGTCTCTCAGAGCAGCCGGTCCACAGCTGGACTCCACCGAGGACAGACGGTCCACGATGCTGGACAGGCACTGAAGACTCGAAGCTCCGGCTGCTTTGTCGTCCAAACTCTCTGATAAGAGGAAGAAAACGACTCGGATCAGTCAAATTCGGCACACTAAGATCATTTTCAGCTCTTATATAAACCCTTAAATACGATCTGAATGGTTAAAAATCAAGAAATCTGTGTGGAATGGATAAAACCCTCATCCATGTCCAGAGAAAATATGCATGAGTTTATTCAAATATgcaacaaaatgtatttttatacatttgttGATCTCTTTCGGTTTTTTATATCGAATTCCTCTCGCCATGGGACTCCCAGAGGCAAAATGAAATATAGATTTAAAATAATGCACCATTCACTTATTAGTTTTTAAAGCCCTACGCAGGCGAGAAAGTTGTTATATTCATATCAGACCGCTGTTGCTGTCAAAAGGTCTCACCATTCTTTGCATATGAATAGCTGCTGCTGTAGTTTGCATTCAGCTGTTGCCACACCGGACTGTTGCTGTCAGCCTGGAAGGAAATGAGAAATCAAATTTACTCTTGAATTCTTGAAAAAAAACCactaaaatacagaaagaaacgGGCAGACATGGTGTTTAAACATATATCGGAtaggaagaagcagaaaaaaaaaagcacaaaaacaacctcacgCCCTTCAAGATATTCTGGACAGGCTAATAAATCCTGAATTCCAAAGTTATTGGCTTCTTTATttcacatccaccttaaagccGAAGTGGCTGTGTGCGCTCCCCTCCCCTGCCTGGCTCTGAGTGTGGCGAATCGATTGTATCAGTGGAAGCAACACCAGTTTGTGCAAGATGACACTTTCTCCTAGTAAATCTGCAGAAAATCCTGGCAGCGGTGCAGAACATGCAGTCAGGATGGAATGCAGAAAAGCGCCCGCTTTTTCCTGCCAGACTTCAGTAAGGTGGATTTAGTTTGGTTTATTAGGGCTATAAAGTGTCCGGTGGTGGGAAAGCCATTAGTCCATCCAGCATTAGAAGTTCTTTTGTATTATCTGATACACTGTCaccttcacaaacacacaaactaatTCCACCTGTAACCACGGGGATCACAAACAGAGGACAGAGATTCTTGTAAGACCACGGTTTTGATGTTCGTATTAAGAAATTATGGGAGAATATGACACGCATGGAGAAGCATGGCAATTGAGGTCTTGGGGCAAAACAAGCTTATTTGATTAATAGGATTCTAAATTGGAAAGACAAAGTTCAATTTTGCCATGAAATAGTCTAGGAGCTAATGAGAAGTGGGAGTAGTGCTCTGGATTAAATTCTACACTGATGATACCCAACAATAAAAGGCTTTTTCAGGTGTCTGAACGCAAGACTTTGTACAACCAGATGTTTGCTCAAAGCATCTGAGGTCTTACCATGCCTTCAGAGCAGCTGGACAGCGGGCTGCCGGGCTCAGAGCTGCTCTCTCCAGGCAGGCCGTAAAAGTTTTCCACCTGCTCTCGTAGCAGCTCCTGCAGGCTCTCGATGTACTGGATGGCGTTGCGCAGGATCTCCACCTTGGGCAGACGCTGGCTGGGGTTGGCCGAGGTGCAGCGCCTCAACGCCTCGAAAGCGTGGTTGACCTTCTTCAGCCGCCGGCGTTCACGCATGGTGGCGGCCCGTCTGCGGTCCACAAAGCTGGACTTGCGCTTGCAGGCCTTGCAGGCCCACTGCAGGCAGTGTCCAGGTTGGTGAGGAGCTCCAGGAACCCTGACGTGTTCGTCCTCCTCGGAGCCGGCGAGCTCCATGCCGGAGCCGAACTCCAGGCTGTCTGGGGACGAAGCACAAGCTCTGTCGTAGTAGACCTGGGATGGCGAGAAGACATCCATGGCTTGTTGAAGAAAGGCGTCTAAATGGATGGATGCAGCGGAAGGAAGGAGGGTAGAGGAGCTGGGTGAAAGAGAGGAACCCTCTGAGTGATATGAGTGGTCTGTTGCCCCAGGCCCCCCTTTTATGCCCCCAGGCCAAAGCCTAGGGCCCACATTGGCCAGATCTAATTACCATGGCCCATTGGCCCAGCCAGAAGGCAGGCTGGAGATCCCTCCCTGCCCCATCCCAGCCCGCTGCCTCTCACCCCCCAGTACCCTGCAGAGTTTCCCACATCTGCACTTACTGGTGTTTTCCCACTCATCACCACGTTCCCCAAACCTTCTCCTGCAAGGCCACGATGAACGCAATGTTTGGGAATGTTTCGGTAGAGTGAGTGAACGTTTGCAGCTTTAAACCACGACATAACCTTATTTTTAATACAAGTGCATTATTCTGCTTGATTTACCCAAAACCGGCCTCCAGGAATCAAGTCATAGCTCACAATGAAAGTGACACGCTGCTATGAAGACATAAATATTCCAGAGAGGCTGTTTTGTTTAGTCAAACTGTGCAGAAAAAGAGGGGGACCATTTGCAGGAGTCTGCAGGCCAATTGTTACGGTGGAGACAACAGCGTTGCAGATGCAGCCCAGCTGCAAAGGAAGGTGTAACATTTCAAGCCCTGTGAATTCACATTACAGCGGTAAGCCTCCTCTAAACACCCGAGCTCATCAGTGGAGGTGCTGCGAATGAGCCCATCCCTGTTTGCCAAAGCTCATTAAAAGcataattacacaaatgacaccacAGCACCGTCTTGCCTACGAGGGGCCAAATTTTAACCATTAAAAGTTATTGACTCTCTTCAGTTCGGCACACAACAGATGGCCATGACGGTGCAGAAGTTTTTCTAAAAGTGGATGAGTCAGGCTTTAAGAGGCTTTAGGCAGTGAGGAATGCAAGGTTGTTTGTAGTGACGACATCTCAGCATTTATTTGTTCCTTTGTTGATCTAAAAAGCAATTCTATCTATTAAACACAATGCTGcacgatgaaaaattaaatttgctgCTGTAGATAAACTCTGCTATGATTGTGATGGGTTGGACTGATGCAATACTGTCAGTAATCATAGAATTATTGAATTTCTTTGTCAGTTCAGAAATTCAAGTCATTTCCCCTGGACTAATTCAGGTTTGTGATTAAAAATACTTGTTGTTGATGAAAAACTAGTTCCACGAACTCattttagtttgttggttgaacataatttcattggAATTTCTCAAAAAGATTATTTCACGGCTgcaaggttttaaaaaaaaggatcaatttttaaaacttttgatgGGTTGGGTTGACACAATACTGCTGTTAATTGCGTCAGCTTAATACTTTGGGTAATTTAAACTAAAATTTTGtgcattagttgatttaaaactaaataaagttGAGACAACTTTTCAAAATGGGCTTGTTAGAATCAATTTTCAAGTCCTCTCTTCTGTGTTAACATGTCTAGACAAATTCAGATTGGTGATTAAAGCACTTCCACTAACTCATTTTAGTTTGCTGGCTGAATATAATGTCAGTGCAAGTTTTCAAAAAGATTATTTCGTGACtgtaaggtaaaaaaaaaaaaaattgaccaaTTTAGATAAATCTTTATATTTCTGATGGGTTGGGTTGACACAATACTGCTGTTAATTGTGTCAACTTAATACTTTGAATAATTTAAACTgtaatttctgcattattttacataaaactaaataaagctgAGGTGTTTTCATAAAATTGGCTTGTTAGCATCATTTTTCAGGTCATCTATGTTAACATGTCTAGACAAATTCAGATTGGTGATTAAAACACTTGTTGAGGAAAAGCTAGTTCCACTGACTCATTTTAGCTTGTTGgctgaacataatttcatcCAAAATTGTTCTAACTCAGAAAAATCTGtccattctttttttattattgaggGCAAACACTATTTTTCATTGCAGGcgaaacagcttttttttttttaagccaaaacAGTGCATTTTTCTTCATACTAATAAAAAATAGTCCGTTTTATCACAAGCTCTTAACAGAAAATAAGCATGGTGGTCCTTTAATTTGTTCTGCTATTTGTGCCACTGCTTTCTAAGAAAAGACAGCAGGAGTCAGAGGGAGGCAGTAATTGTGCTGGTGACAGCTTACAAGGATACAATGCGGATATTTCTCACAATGTGTCAAAGCGTTTGGTGAGCCTCCTTCTCTGGGAACCGCGCGCACCTAAGAAAACAGCGCTACCTGCTGCCTCTCCACTGCGGTGGGAGGTTGGATTAGGCACAGCTGAAGAACGCATCGGCTCGTCCTGGCCTTGTAGCCGCTGACAGGATCAAAGGCTTCTTTGGCTGAGAACAGCGTCGACAATGAGAAAACCTGCCATCCACCGAGAGCTAATTGGTCAGATTGGCGCAGCACATGGCTTAATTGCCAACGCAGGGAGTTTAAACTGGCGCAGCCTTTACGCGCAGGCCGGTGATGTTATCAGTGCGCTCTGCTGGTCTCTGGGGAActctctgctttt
This is a stretch of genomic DNA from Acanthochromis polyacanthus isolate Apoly-LR-REF ecotype Palm Island chromosome 1, KAUST_Apoly_ChrSc, whole genome shotgun sequence. It encodes these proteins:
- the myf5 gene encoding LOW QUALITY PROTEIN: myogenic factor 5 (The sequence of the model RefSeq protein was modified relative to this genomic sequence to represent the inferred CDS: substituted 1 base at 1 genomic stop codon), whose translation is MWALGFGLGAXKGGLGQQTTHITQRVPLFHPQQAMDVFSPSQVYYDRACASSPDSLEFGSGMELAGSEEDEHVRVPGAPHQPGHCLQWACKACKRKSSFVDRRRAATMRERRRLKKVNHAFEALRRCTSANPSQRLPKVEILRNAIQYIESLQELLREQVENFYGLPGESSSEPGSPLSSCSEGMADSNSPVWQQLNANYSSSYSYAKNESLDDKAAGASSLQCLSSIVDRLSSVESSCGPAALRDMTTFSPGSSDSQPCTPESPGSRPVYHVL